The Chroicocephalus ridibundus chromosome 3, bChrRid1.1, whole genome shotgun sequence genome has a segment encoding these proteins:
- the MRPL33 gene encoding large ribosomal subunit protein bL33m — protein sequence MFLTAAALAKSKSKYILVRMKSAAETGFCFNIRRLRLQEKLVLLRYDPIAKQRVLFTEKRKIRSI from the exons ATGTTCCTAACGGCGGCGGCTT TGGCCAAGAGCAAATCTAA GTACATTCTGGTGAGGATGAAAAGTGCAGCCGAGACAGGCTTCTGTTTCAACATCAGGAGACTCCGACTGCAGGAAAAACTGGTCCTGCTGAGATATGATCCCATTG caAAACAACGTGTCCTCttcacagagaagagaaaaatccgCTCTATCTGA